The Spirochaetota bacterium genomic sequence AGGATAAAATCGACGATTCAAAAACCGCCCTTAAAGAGCAATACTCCGACATGGCGGTCCAGTTCAGCAAGGATGTACTGACGCTCACGAATATTATTTGCGACGTGAACGATGAATCAAAAGAGCAGACGGGGAATATCATAAGGAACATGAAGGACATCGAGGCAATACAGGCAGAATGCAAGAGGCGGCTTGATGACAAAACTAAGTGAATACAGCAAAGAAGAAATCGAAGTGTTCCTCCATCTCCGCGAGCGGATATGCCCCATGAAGTGCGGGGACAGGGACCTGGATTGCAAGGATGATCTGTGCCTGTCGATCATTGAAGACTTGATGCGCCATATCATGCGGCATGGCCGTATCATACAAAGTTCAAATAGGAGGCTTGACTATGGTTGCTGAGATGATGGCTTTTAATGATTCAGAGCGGACGATATTCCAGAGGATCATGGACGGTGTGAAGGACACACACAAAAAGTTATATAACGACGACTTTATCCCCGACGTGGAATGCCTCAGGAAAGGCGTTGAATTGACGAAGGTGATAGCGGGGAAATAAGTGGCTGCAATTGTTATATTAAAAGACGATAGCAACCCGTGGGGGAAAACGACTCCAGGGCAATTCGTCGATGTGGCTGTCGGTTTGGAAACACTGCGGATGATCTATGCTAATAATCAATCAAGCGTAACATTCCCCCATGGCGTGGCGGATGCTTCGACGCAAACCCTCACCCGAAAGATGTTCATGCAGGAAACGGACTTCACTAATTCCATGGCCGTCCAGGTATTGCAATGGGCCTATGGCCAAGGGAAATTCAGTTCCACCGTTGGCGACCACAACGGCCTTTCCACTGCCACGGTAAAATATGGTGGTCAGGAGCTCATCGACCTCGACGCCGGGGACGGTGATTACGGAGTTGGCATATCATATAGTGCCGGCGTGTTCGCCGTCAAGACAGGATATGGGAATAAGCCCCTGGTCATGGTGTCATGGTACGGAGCGGTCATGCTCTGTAACTGGCTTACCGAGATGACGGACGGAAGCACTGCCAACTGCGTCTACTCTGGCATCGACACGACCTGGCTGGCCGATGAAACCGTGACGGATCTCACCAAGACTGGCTACCGGTTGCCAACCAGAATAGAGTACTGGTACTGCGCCCGGTATCGCGGAAATGACAGCACGAATACCGTGTCCGGGTACACCTCGCCATATTTCACGCAGGGCGACAGTGCGAGTGGGGCGACCGCTGACTATAACAACTCCACCGCAACCGCTGCCGTGGCGGTGTACGGAACGTCCGCTCTTGCAGATGTGAAAAGCAAGACCGCAAACGCACTCGGCCTCTACGACATGACCGGCAACGTGTGGAAGTGGCTGGAAAACTATAGCGGGAACGGTGCCTATGACGTTGGATCATGCTGGGAGCGTGCCGCCGATCAATACCTTGAGATCGGCGTGGACGCCAGTAGTAACGCCTGCAATTACCCGGCGTGGGACGTTGGCTTCCGCATGGCGAGGACTCAATAATGGCGGCATCAGTTGTCAAAAAAGCGCCTTCAGGATCATCACTGAGCGGAGGCGGGGCCGGAACCAGCACGACCGCCCTTGCGTTCGGGTCTGCTGTAACCGCTGGAAATCTCATTGTCGTCGTTCTCCAAAGATGGCGTGAGGCTTCGGGAACTCTCGCGGCGGCTACCATCAGTGACGGCGCGGGAAATACCTGGTACAAAGATGCTGAATCGATCAACACCCGTGACGGCGTTACCATCTGGCACTGTTACGCAAATTCATCCGTGGCGATGAGCATAACCGCCGCTTTCTCCGACTCGGCTTATTGGTGCATATCGGCCTATGAGGTATCCGGGATTGCCGCGGGCCTGACAGCCGGGGCATCTGGAAATAATACCGGGTC encodes the following:
- a CDS encoding SUMF1/EgtB/PvdO family nonheme iron enzyme, translated to MIYANNQSSVTFPHGVADASTQTLTRKMFMQETDFTNSMAVQVLQWAYGQGKFSSTVGDHNGLSTATVKYGGQELIDLDAGDGDYGVGISYSAGVFAVKTGYGNKPLVMVSWYGAVMLCNWLTEMTDGSTANCVYSGIDTTWLADETVTDLTKTGYRLPTRIEYWYCARYRGNDSTNTVSGYTSPYFTQGDSASGATADYNNSTATAAVAVYGTSALADVKSKTANALGLYDMTGNVWKWLENYSGNGAYDVGSCWERAADQYLEIGVDASSNACNYPAWDVGFRMARTQ